In Alistipes ihumii AP11, a genomic segment contains:
- a CDS encoding DUF4373 domain-containing protein: MARPKKNNAEYFTHDADMRNDVKIKALRRKFSHTGYAVWNYLLETLTDSDFFEVEWEEINIELLAADYDVSVSELTEIVEYCVKIGLLQRAGNKLISKAHQQRFSSLLANRERKRISEGQNASMPNNGGVMASQNPVKTDETDASGNPKQHSKGEESKGEEKKGEIKYPYQDIADLWNSICKSLPKISKLSDPRRAKIKARLNEFGKPESWMPTCEALFEAVEASSFLRGENKSNWQATFDWLFSNGTNWVKVMEGNYTNKGQQHKTGSTTLGCDERIENGRRTYGSGKVTIPMNAPPRPGDKYAWDSSTQKWVLL; encoded by the coding sequence ATGGCAAGACCCAAGAAAAATAATGCAGAGTATTTCACGCATGACGCTGATATGCGGAATGACGTGAAAATAAAGGCTCTCCGCCGTAAATTTTCCCACACAGGGTATGCCGTATGGAATTACCTGTTGGAAACACTCACCGACAGCGATTTTTTCGAGGTTGAGTGGGAGGAAATAAACATCGAACTCCTTGCGGCGGATTATGACGTATCGGTTAGCGAGCTGACCGAAATTGTTGAATACTGCGTAAAAATCGGGTTGTTGCAGCGGGCTGGGAATAAACTCATTTCCAAAGCCCACCAGCAACGGTTCTCCTCTTTGCTCGCAAACCGTGAACGGAAGCGCATTTCAGAGGGGCAAAACGCAAGTATGCCGAATAATGGCGGAGTTATGGCGAGCCAAAACCCCGTAAAAACTGATGAAACTGATGCAAGCGGCAACCCGAAACAACATAGTAAAGGAGAGGAGAGCAAAGGAGAGGAAAAGAAAGGAGAAATAAAATATCCTTATCAGGATATTGCCGACCTGTGGAATTCGATATGCAAGAGCCTACCGAAAATATCGAAGTTATCAGACCCTCGTCGGGCTAAGATAAAAGCCCGGCTCAACGAGTTCGGCAAGCCCGAAAGTTGGATGCCGACCTGCGAGGCTTTGTTTGAGGCAGTCGAGGCATCCAGTTTCTTGCGGGGCGAAAACAAATCGAATTGGCAAGCGACGTTCGATTGGCTGTTCAGCAACGGCACGAACTGGGTTAAGGTCATGGAGGGCAACTACACCAACAAAGGCCAGCAACACAAAACCGGTTCCACCACCCTCGGCTGTGATGAGCGCATCGAGAACGGACGCCGGACGTATGGGTCGGGAAAGGTTACAATCCCGATGAACGCTCCTCCCCGTCCGGGCGATAAATACGCTTGGGATAGTTCAACGCAAAAATGGGTGCTGTTATGA
- a CDS encoding helix-turn-helix domain-containing protein yields the protein MTNAMNDKDKQHRSEEFQELTSKIDRLEKIALLGAKNVLTIDDVALITGFTKGHIYRLTSGQKIPHYKPNGRTLYFKKEEIEDWMLQNKIQTNTEIESAATTYTAINKKK from the coding sequence ATGACTAACGCAATGAATGATAAAGACAAACAACACCGCTCGGAGGAATTTCAAGAACTAACCTCCAAAATAGACCGGCTCGAAAAAATAGCCCTATTGGGGGCAAAAAACGTCCTGACGATAGATGATGTTGCCCTAATAACAGGGTTCACGAAAGGGCACATATATCGCCTGACAAGCGGGCAAAAAATCCCGCACTACAAGCCCAACGGACGTACTCTCTATTTCAAGAAAGAGGAAATCGAAGATTGGATGCTGCAAAACAAGATACAAACAAACACCGAGATTGAAAGTGCAGCCACCACCTACACAGCAATCAACAAAAAAAAGTGA
- a CDS encoding IS1 family transposase has product MECKYCGGTCVKDGRQNNGRQRYKCKSCHRKQQALYSYNAYQKGINDEIVTLTKEGVGIRSTARILNISPTTLLSRIVQIAHTISRPPVINQRTYEVDEIKSFVRRKSKHIWIAYALDRKSKQVVSYNIGPRTNATLNVVLETLRLSDAKRVYTDRLRNYRSLIETKIHRTSLYGTNHIERHNLTIRTHLKRLARKTICFSRSAVILSAILKIYFWG; this is encoded by the coding sequence ATGGAATGCAAATATTGCGGAGGCACATGCGTAAAAGACGGAAGGCAGAACAACGGCAGGCAACGCTATAAGTGCAAATCGTGTCATCGGAAACAACAGGCTCTATATAGCTACAACGCCTACCAGAAAGGAATCAACGATGAGATTGTAACACTGACCAAAGAAGGAGTCGGTATCCGTAGCACAGCACGAATACTGAATATCTCTCCTACAACCCTACTCAGCAGAATTGTTCAGATTGCCCATACGATCTCGCGTCCTCCGGTCATCAATCAAAGAACCTATGAAGTAGATGAAATAAAGAGTTTTGTACGAAGAAAGTCCAAACACATCTGGATAGCATATGCCCTGGACAGAAAATCCAAACAAGTCGTTAGTTACAATATCGGTCCACGGACAAACGCCACCCTTAACGTAGTTCTCGAAACACTCCGTCTATCCGATGCCAAACGAGTTTATACCGATAGGCTAAGAAATTACCGTTCTCTGATCGAGACAAAGATCCATCGGACATCATTATACGGGACCAATCATATCGAACGACATAATTTAACGATTCGGACTCATCTGAAACGTTTAGCACGAAAAACCATCTGCTTCAGCAGGAGTGCAGTCATTCTGTCGGCAATCTTGAAGATTTATTTCTGGGGGTAA
- a CDS encoding helix-turn-helix domain-containing protein, with translation MEYAENERELAEKLGYTKSSFSQIVNGKVPLSERFVQKLASVDRNINEVWIMTGEGNMLNSVEAGTSVVTIPANVWEVIQTQAESLKSKDKQIDELVALLKQQIAEGKKMPAQQGGNATSAVAG, from the coding sequence ATGGAATACGCCGAAAACGAGCGAGAATTAGCCGAGAAGTTAGGCTATACAAAGTCATCATTCTCACAGATAGTAAATGGAAAAGTGCCTTTGTCGGAAAGATTTGTGCAGAAATTGGCGTCTGTCGATAGAAATATAAACGAAGTTTGGATAATGACAGGCGAGGGCAATATGCTGAACTCCGTGGAGGCGGGAACAAGTGTCGTAACTATTCCGGCAAATGTTTGGGAGGTGATACAAACGCAGGCCGAAAGCCTGAAAAGCAAGGACAAGCAGATAGACGAGTTGGTTGCCTTGTTGAAACAGCAAATTGCGGAAGGCAAAAAAATGCCTGCCCAGCAGGGAGGCAATGCCACCTCTGCCGTTGCAGGATAA
- a CDS encoding DnaB-like helicase C-terminal domain-containing protein has protein sequence MMRWRELGIEIPYNRTSGNIKTYCPQCRDSRHNKRDKSLSVDLATGVFNCHYCGWAGCAVEKEQRWDKPFYNPRPLARQKPEYKKPKQTGNTAMSSKAIAWFAGRGISKKTLEQMRVTEGMEWMPQKNGQANTIQFNYYRRGELVNTKFRTGDKCFKMVSGAELLPYNIDAIKGQKECIITEGEMDALSFIECGRTDVVSVPNGANANLSYMDDYIEEYFDDKDTIFIASDTDTKGVILRDELLRRFGADRCRILEYGEGCKDANEHLMKFGRDSLLKCLDDAPEVKVEGIFTVSDFEQSLDAIFEHGLQKGVTIGHDNFDRLCSFETKRLCIVTGIPGSGKSEFIDEIAERLNMRYGWRFAYFSPENAPLAYHASKLIEKFTGKKFSKETLKFGEYRLVKEHLEDNFYFISPADNFRVDTILEKAKFLVRRRGIKALVIDPYNRLESQQGNRNETQYISELLDKLTNFAQINDILIILMAHPTKQPKNKDGVIEAPTLYDISGSANFYNKADFGIVVHRNRLENTVEVHVQKVKFRHLGECGTCLFKYNINNGRYTPFDGASFDAIAWDNTNHLQQHQQELLEEAYRSSVFDFRDDDMPDDDCPF, from the coding sequence ATGATGCGGTGGAGAGAGTTGGGAATAGAAATCCCGTACAATCGCACGAGCGGCAACATCAAGACCTACTGCCCTCAATGTAGGGACAGCCGCCACAACAAACGGGATAAAAGCCTATCGGTGGACTTGGCGACAGGTGTATTCAACTGCCACTACTGCGGGTGGGCAGGCTGCGCCGTCGAAAAAGAGCAGCGGTGGGACAAACCGTTTTACAACCCTCGCCCGCTGGCTCGACAGAAGCCCGAATACAAAAAACCCAAACAGACAGGCAATACTGCTATGAGCAGCAAGGCCATTGCTTGGTTTGCAGGGCGGGGTATCAGCAAAAAGACGCTCGAACAAATGCGGGTTACGGAGGGTATGGAATGGATGCCACAGAAAAACGGTCAGGCCAACACAATCCAATTCAACTACTACCGCAGGGGCGAATTGGTAAACACGAAGTTCCGCACGGGCGACAAGTGTTTCAAAATGGTATCGGGGGCAGAATTGCTGCCATACAATATCGACGCTATCAAAGGGCAAAAAGAGTGTATCATAACGGAGGGCGAAATGGATGCCCTTTCGTTCATTGAGTGTGGCCGTACCGACGTTGTAAGCGTTCCGAACGGGGCAAATGCCAACCTCTCTTACATGGACGATTATATCGAGGAGTATTTCGACGACAAAGATACGATTTTCATCGCATCGGACACCGACACCAAAGGCGTTATCTTACGGGACGAGTTGTTACGGCGTTTCGGAGCTGACCGCTGTCGCATTCTCGAATATGGGGAGGGATGCAAGGACGCCAACGAGCATTTGATGAAGTTCGGACGGGATAGCCTGCTGAAATGCCTCGACGATGCGCCGGAGGTAAAGGTAGAGGGTATTTTTACGGTTTCGGACTTTGAGCAATCGCTGGACGCCATTTTTGAACACGGCTTGCAAAAGGGCGTAACAATCGGGCACGACAATTTCGACCGGTTGTGTTCATTCGAGACCAAACGCCTCTGCATCGTAACAGGTATTCCGGGCAGCGGTAAATCGGAGTTCATCGACGAAATTGCCGAACGGCTCAATATGCGGTACGGGTGGAGATTCGCATATTTCAGCCCCGAAAACGCCCCGCTCGCCTATCACGCATCCAAGTTGATAGAGAAGTTTACCGGCAAGAAATTCAGCAAGGAAACGCTTAAATTCGGGGAATATCGGCTGGTAAAAGAACACCTCGAAGATAACTTTTACTTCATCAGCCCAGCAGATAATTTCCGAGTAGATACAATCCTCGAAAAAGCCAAATTCCTCGTCCGGCGGCGGGGCATTAAAGCCCTCGTAATTGACCCATACAACCGATTGGAGAGCCAACAGGGAAACCGGAATGAAACGCAGTACATCAGCGAACTGCTCGACAAGCTGACGAATTTCGCTCAAATCAATGACATCCTCATAATTCTGATGGCGCACCCGACCAAGCAGCCGAAGAACAAAGACGGAGTAATTGAAGCCCCGACGCTGTATGACATCAGCGGCTCGGCCAACTTCTACAACAAAGCAGATTTCGGCATCGTGGTTCACCGGAACCGCCTTGAAAATACGGTCGAGGTTCACGTTCAGAAAGTCAAGTTCCGACACCTCGGAGAGTGCGGGACTTGCCTATTCAAGTACAACATCAACAACGGGCGGTACACACCGTTCGACGGCGCAAGTTTCGACGCTATTGCATGGGACAATACCAACCACCTGCAACAACACCAACAAGAGCTGTTGGAGGAGGCATACCGCAGCAGCGTGTTTGATTTCCGAGACGACGATATGCCGGACGACGATTGCCCATTCTAA
- a CDS encoding NAD(+) synthase produces MDFGFLRIAAAIPSVQIAGCRHNVSRIEKLIRQAAERQAALVAFPELAVTGYTCGDLFTQRALLDGAESALADLLKSTSDCPTVCIAGMPVAAGNRLYNTAVVFCRGRVLGIVPKTYLPNYGEFYESRWFASGADLDGDSATLCGQRVPMSTGLLFGDDALCFGIELCEDLWVPVPPSSLQAAAGAHLIVNLSASDEMAGKHAYLRSLVEQQSARAMSAYLYCSAGFGESTTDMVFAGNALIAENGTMLGESERFSFDEQLLIREVDIERLQAVRRRTNTFGLKGSAPSFRRIAVEWPRYAGSDTLLRTFDPHPFVPSDDSRRDERCREIFNIQVSGLAQRIRHTGARSAVIGISGGLDSTLALLVTVRTFDKLDIPRRRITGITMPGFGTTGRTYGNALNLMRTLGVDMREIGIKAACEQHFNDIGLDPSDRSTTYENAQARERTQILMDFANRTGGLVVGTGDLSELALGWATYNGDHMSMYGVNCGIPKTLVRYLVRWAADNGTEADARPYLLDIIDTPISPELLPAGDGDEIAQRTEDTVGPYELHDFFLYHFIRYGFSPAKLFFMACRAFDGRYDRATVKKWLVTFLRRFFSQQFKRSALPDGPKVGSISLSPRGDWRMPSDATAQLWIAEAEALPV; encoded by the coding sequence ATGGATTTCGGATTTCTGAGAATCGCCGCCGCCATACCTTCGGTCCAAATCGCCGGATGCCGTCATAACGTCTCACGCATCGAAAAGCTGATCCGCCAGGCCGCCGAACGACAGGCAGCGCTCGTCGCTTTCCCGGAGCTCGCCGTAACGGGATATACTTGCGGAGACCTTTTCACCCAACGCGCGCTGCTCGACGGAGCGGAAAGCGCATTGGCCGATCTGCTGAAATCGACCTCCGACTGCCCGACGGTCTGCATTGCAGGCATGCCTGTGGCCGCGGGCAACCGACTCTACAATACGGCCGTCGTCTTCTGCCGGGGACGCGTGCTCGGAATCGTACCGAAAACCTATCTTCCCAACTACGGCGAGTTTTACGAGAGTCGTTGGTTCGCCTCGGGAGCCGACCTCGACGGAGACAGCGCGACGCTATGCGGGCAGCGGGTTCCGATGTCGACGGGACTGCTTTTCGGAGATGACGCTCTCTGCTTCGGCATTGAGCTGTGCGAAGACCTTTGGGTGCCCGTACCTCCCTCGTCGCTTCAGGCCGCGGCCGGCGCGCATCTGATCGTCAACCTGTCGGCCAGCGACGAAATGGCCGGCAAGCACGCCTACCTGCGCTCGCTCGTCGAACAGCAATCGGCTCGCGCTATGTCGGCCTACCTGTACTGCTCGGCCGGATTCGGCGAGTCGACGACCGATATGGTCTTCGCCGGCAATGCGCTCATCGCCGAAAACGGAACCATGCTGGGCGAATCGGAACGCTTCTCGTTCGACGAACAGCTGCTCATTCGCGAAGTAGACATCGAACGGTTGCAGGCCGTGCGGCGCAGAACCAACACATTCGGGCTGAAAGGCAGCGCCCCCTCCTTCCGGCGCATCGCGGTGGAATGGCCCCGGTATGCCGGATCCGACACTTTGCTCCGCACGTTCGACCCGCATCCGTTCGTCCCGTCCGACGATTCGCGCCGCGACGAGCGCTGCCGCGAAATATTCAACATCCAAGTCAGCGGTCTGGCCCAGCGAATACGCCACACCGGGGCGCGCTCGGCCGTCATCGGCATATCGGGAGGACTCGATTCGACGCTGGCGCTGCTCGTGACGGTGCGCACCTTCGACAAGCTGGACATCCCGCGCCGCCGTATCACCGGCATCACGATGCCCGGATTCGGAACTACCGGCCGCACCTACGGCAACGCGCTGAACCTGATGCGAACGTTGGGCGTCGACATGCGCGAGATCGGAATCAAGGCCGCATGCGAACAGCATTTCAACGACATAGGCCTCGACCCTTCCGACCGCAGCACGACTTACGAGAACGCACAGGCCCGCGAGCGAACCCAGATTCTGATGGACTTCGCCAACCGGACCGGCGGTCTGGTCGTCGGGACGGGCGACCTGTCGGAACTGGCTTTGGGCTGGGCCACCTACAACGGCGATCACATGTCGATGTACGGCGTCAACTGCGGTATTCCCAAAACGCTGGTTCGGTATCTCGTCCGCTGGGCGGCCGACAACGGTACGGAAGCCGACGCCCGTCCCTATCTGCTCGACATCATCGACACGCCGATCAGTCCCGAACTGCTGCCGGCCGGCGACGGTGACGAGATCGCCCAGCGTACCGAGGACACGGTGGGGCCGTACGAACTGCACGACTTTTTCCTGTATCACTTCATTCGCTACGGATTCTCTCCGGCCAAACTGTTTTTCATGGCCTGCCGGGCCTTCGACGGCCGGTATGACCGCGCGACAGTCAAAAAGTGGCTCGTCACGTTCCTGCGACGCTTCTTTTCCCAGCAATTCAAGCGGTCCGCCCTGCCCGACGGCCCGAAAGTCGGCTCGATCAGCCTCTCCCCCCGCGGCGATTGGCGCATGCCTAGCGACGCTACGGCCCAGCTCTGGATCGCCGAGGCGGAAGCGCTTCCCGTATGA
- a CDS encoding TOPRIM nucleotidyl transferase/hydrolase domain-containing protein, producing MTFDFLASFANAKVLKNIREDRKIIEVFIANQNAQADENAKRLSGMRFLEKYMYLGTCNLFFADKIIMVEGITEKIILPQLLKKIRYIQLNMV from the coding sequence TTGACATTTGATTTCCTCGCTTCATTTGCCAATGCAAAAGTATTAAAAAATATTAGAGAAGATAGAAAAATTATTGAGGTTTTTATCGCTAATCAGAATGCACAAGCAGATGAGAACGCTAAAAGACTTTCTGGCATGAGATTCTTAGAGAAATACATGTATTTAGGAACCTGTAATTTATTTTTTGCCGATAAAATAATTATGGTTGAGGGAATAACAGAAAAAATCATATTACCTCAGTTATTGAAAAAAATACGATATATTCAACTAAACATGGTGTGA
- a CDS encoding YqaJ viral recombinase family protein, translated as MSNTVIRPKDRAEWLEYRKDGIGSSEVATILGLNPWETPYQLWRRKKGLDAPKDETFAMKAGHYLEDAVSQFWADATGREVIKSSAGDWLFKNNEKGFLQASPDRTYWLDGHRNPNNKGILECKTTQMSIDPDDLPKHWFCQVQYLLGVSEFKQGSLAWLCSGREFGYKDIAFVPDFFGWMIEEVERFWVDNIIGNVEPDATTVTDVITKYARHTEGKIIEVSDDILSACNQLKVVKAELAKLEATKEELESKIKMGFGDAEAISYGGQTLATWKTSKDSAKFDSKAFGKVHPDLAQEFTKIVPGTRRFILK; from the coding sequence ATGAGCAATACAGTAATACGACCCAAAGACCGAGCCGAATGGCTCGAATACCGCAAAGACGGTATCGGTAGTTCCGAAGTAGCGACAATCCTCGGCCTCAATCCGTGGGAAACTCCTTACCAGCTATGGAGACGCAAAAAAGGGCTGGACGCCCCCAAAGACGAAACCTTTGCGATGAAAGCCGGGCATTATCTCGAAGATGCCGTATCGCAGTTTTGGGCTGACGCAACAGGCCGAGAGGTCATCAAAAGTTCAGCCGGAGATTGGTTGTTCAAGAACAACGAAAAAGGGTTCTTGCAAGCCTCCCCCGACCGTACTTATTGGCTGGACGGCCACCGAAACCCGAACAACAAAGGGATATTGGAGTGTAAAACAACCCAAATGTCAATCGACCCCGACGACCTGCCGAAGCATTGGTTCTGCCAGGTTCAATACCTGCTCGGAGTTTCGGAATTTAAGCAAGGTTCGCTGGCTTGGCTCTGTTCCGGCCGAGAATTCGGGTACAAGGACATCGCATTTGTTCCGGACTTCTTCGGATGGATGATTGAGGAGGTTGAACGCTTTTGGGTTGATAACATCATCGGAAACGTGGAACCGGATGCGACTACCGTTACGGACGTTATCACGAAATACGCCCGCCATACGGAGGGAAAAATCATTGAGGTTAGCGATGACATCCTCTCGGCCTGCAATCAACTGAAAGTGGTAAAAGCAGAACTTGCCAAACTCGAAGCCACCAAAGAAGAACTCGAATCGAAAATCAAAATGGGCTTCGGGGATGCAGAAGCCATCAGTTACGGAGGCCAAACCCTCGCAACGTGGAAAACGTCCAAAGACAGCGCAAAATTCGATAGCAAGGCTTTCGGGAAAGTCCACCCCGACCTTGCACAAGAGTTCACGAAGATAGTACCGGGCACACGCCGATTTATCCTAAAATAG
- a CDS encoding putative quorum-sensing-regulated virulence factor: MITLRSNQSEPINKAIAFFNEKKPKPSLIVLPTAWGKSILTAFVAKNCTDKLLVLQPSKELLEQNYKKYLSLCGFVTNAGIYSASFGRKDIAQITYATIGSIKSLGATFKQMGFTKMLIDEAHLYPRESDSMLGKFLEESGITHVLGITATPVKLQTNRDLDGNTFSKLVMLTSRSKKGNFFKDIIHVGQVREMVELGFWSKLVYQAADFDDSMLVFNSSKSEYTEYSVQQAYNANNGAGGIIDALNSNKDRKHILVFVPSVQDAIDLSQRYENSAVIYGDMDKRQRDFVISEFRAGRIRVIFNVRVLSTGFDYTGIDCIVLGISTASIALYYQIIGRATRIDEGKQDALIIDLGGNVARFGKVEDITFERGKIWRMFGSGGKLLSGIPISDIGRVTKQDVDAMDAGRKAVIEVMPFGKYKGERIADIPASYRQWCLANFEWKAHNENLRQSLLATLKN; encoded by the coding sequence ATGATTACGTTACGTTCCAATCAATCAGAGCCGATAAACAAGGCGATTGCATTCTTCAACGAAAAGAAGCCGAAACCGAGTTTGATAGTACTCCCCACAGCGTGGGGAAAATCAATCCTTACTGCTTTCGTTGCGAAGAACTGCACGGATAAATTGCTCGTTTTACAGCCCTCAAAGGAGCTGTTGGAGCAGAACTACAAAAAATACCTATCGCTATGCGGGTTCGTAACCAACGCCGGTATCTACTCCGCATCATTCGGTCGAAAGGACATCGCACAAATTACCTACGCCACTATCGGCAGCATAAAGTCGCTCGGAGCGACATTCAAACAAATGGGCTTTACCAAAATGCTCATTGACGAGGCGCATCTATATCCCCGTGAATCCGATAGTATGCTCGGCAAGTTCCTCGAAGAAAGCGGGATCACACACGTTCTCGGCATAACGGCCACGCCTGTCAAATTACAGACCAACCGAGACCTCGACGGCAACACCTTTTCCAAACTTGTGATGCTGACCTCCCGCAGCAAGAAAGGCAATTTTTTCAAGGACATTATCCACGTCGGGCAAGTTCGGGAAATGGTAGAACTCGGATTTTGGAGCAAACTCGTGTATCAGGCTGCCGATTTTGACGACAGTATGCTCGTGTTCAACTCCTCCAAATCCGAATACACGGAATACAGCGTTCAACAAGCATACAATGCCAACAACGGCGCAGGCGGCATAATCGACGCACTCAACAGCAACAAAGACCGCAAGCATATCCTCGTGTTTGTTCCAAGCGTACAGGACGCTATCGACCTATCGCAACGGTATGAAAATTCAGCCGTGATATACGGCGATATGGATAAGCGGCAACGGGATTTCGTCATATCGGAGTTCCGAGCCGGACGCATACGGGTAATTTTCAACGTGCGGGTGCTTTCAACGGGTTTCGACTACACGGGGATAGATTGTATTGTTCTCGGCATTTCAACGGCCTCAATCGCCCTGTATTACCAAATCATCGGGCGTGCTACACGTATCGACGAGGGCAAACAGGACGCCCTCATTATCGACCTCGGCGGCAATGTAGCCCGTTTCGGCAAGGTCGAGGACATCACATTTGAACGGGGGAAGATATGGAGAATGTTCGGCAGCGGCGGGAAGCTGTTGAGCGGCATACCTATCAGCGACATCGGACGGGTAACGAAACAGGACGTGGACGCAATGGATGCCGGGCGGAAAGCCGTTATCGAGGTCATGCCTTTCGGCAAGTATAAAGGCGAGCGCATCGCCGACATTCCGGCCAGCTATCGACAATGGTGTTTGGCAAATTTCGAGTGGAAAGCCCACAACGAAAACCTCCGGCAATCACTCTTAGCTACACTTAAAAATTAA
- a CDS encoding site-specific integrase, whose translation MGAAKEPIRLRKRTTPTGNVSLYLDIYLNGKRSYEYLKMYLVPEKTKADKEKNRQTLQLAEAVKAKRIVELQNGEFGFNAAYKLETNFLDYYRAMCEKRHGSTDSNGNWGNWHSCLKHLERYCKPNTTFKDITPEWIEGFREYLDKTARCRDKRKKIVTDEISKPLSQNSKVSYFNKLRACINQAFDDRIMPHNPLRGIEGFKAGESERCYLTLDEVKAMAAAHCKYPALKKAFMFSCLTGIRKSDIEKMRWKEVQQHGEFTRIIFKQKKTGGQEYLDINPQAASYLGERGKPDDRVFVGFKYSSYMITELRMWAVRAGITKDITFHSGRHTFAVLMLDLGAEIYTLQKLLGHKEIQTTQIYAKILDKKKQEAVSMIPNILPEETDKE comes from the coding sequence ATGGGAGCAGCAAAAGAACCTATCCGCCTCCGGAAGCGGACGACGCCGACAGGCAATGTGTCGTTATACCTGGACATATATTTGAACGGCAAGCGGTCGTATGAATACCTGAAAATGTATCTCGTCCCCGAAAAGACAAAAGCCGACAAAGAGAAGAACCGGCAGACTTTGCAGCTGGCCGAAGCCGTCAAAGCGAAACGGATTGTCGAATTACAGAACGGCGAATTTGGGTTCAATGCAGCGTACAAACTCGAAACCAATTTTCTCGATTATTACCGGGCAATGTGCGAAAAACGACACGGGAGCACAGACAGCAACGGGAATTGGGGAAATTGGCATAGCTGCCTGAAACACCTCGAACGATATTGCAAACCGAACACCACGTTCAAGGACATTACGCCGGAATGGATAGAGGGCTTTCGGGAGTATTTGGATAAAACCGCCCGTTGCAGGGATAAGCGCAAGAAGATAGTAACGGACGAGATTTCAAAGCCGTTGTCGCAAAATTCCAAAGTAAGTTATTTCAACAAACTGCGGGCATGTATAAATCAAGCGTTCGACGACCGCATTATGCCCCATAACCCCCTGCGGGGTATCGAGGGGTTCAAAGCGGGGGAATCGGAACGATGCTACCTCACCCTCGACGAAGTAAAGGCTATGGCTGCGGCGCATTGCAAATACCCTGCTTTGAAAAAGGCGTTTATGTTCAGTTGCCTGACAGGAATCCGTAAGAGCGACATCGAAAAAATGCGGTGGAAAGAAGTCCAACAGCACGGGGAGTTCACCCGTATTATTTTCAAGCAGAAGAAAACGGGCGGGCAAGAATATCTCGACATCAATCCACAGGCAGCCTCCTACTTGGGCGAGCGAGGTAAGCCCGACGACAGAGTGTTTGTCGGCTTCAAATATAGTTCCTATATGATAACGGAGTTAAGAATGTGGGCAGTTCGTGCTGGTATAACAAAGGATATAACCTTTCATTCAGGCCGGCACACTTTCGCCGTTTTGATGCTCGACCTCGGAGCAGAAATTTATACCCTGCAAAAATTACTCGGACACAAAGAGATTCAGACCACCCAAATATACGCCAAGATTCTCGACAAAAAGAAGCAAGAGGCCGTGTCGATGATACCGAACATATTGCCGGAAGAAACCGACAAAGAATAG